In Flammeovirgaceae bacterium 311, one DNA window encodes the following:
- a CDS encoding UDP-galactopyranose mutase (COG0562 UDP-galactopyranose mutase) → MFDYLIVGAGFAGSVLAERLATQLNKKVLIIDKRNHIAGNAYDHFNKDGILVHKYGPHIFHTNSKDVFDYLSHFTEWRPYEHRVQASVDGQLVPIPINLNTINQLYGLNLTSFEVEDFFQSKAEEINPIRTSEDVVVSRVGRELYEKFFRNYTRKQWGMDPSELDKSVTSRVPVRTNRDDRYFSDTFQAMPVRGYTYMFEKMLDHPNIKIMLNTDYHEILDIIPFKEMIYTGPVDEYFDFRYGKLPYRSLEFKHETLDEQQHQPAPVVNYPNEHPYTRITEFKYLTGQQHPKTSIVYEYPKAEGDPYYPVPKPENAELYNKYKKLADETPSVHFVGRLATYRYYNMDQVVAQALTLFKKLSPAKEKIQLVDRAPLKLNGNSKAKVLNGAVAAISSNGNGKHKPG, encoded by the coding sequence ATGTTCGACTATCTGATAGTGGGAGCAGGCTTTGCGGGCAGTGTATTAGCCGAACGCCTTGCCACCCAATTAAATAAAAAGGTTCTGATTATCGATAAAAGGAACCATATAGCGGGTAATGCCTACGACCATTTTAATAAAGATGGAATCCTGGTACATAAATACGGACCGCATATCTTTCATACCAACTCTAAAGATGTGTTCGATTATTTATCGCATTTTACCGAATGGCGCCCCTATGAACATCGGGTTCAGGCAAGTGTAGACGGTCAGCTGGTCCCTATTCCCATCAATCTGAATACCATTAACCAGCTATACGGGCTTAATCTTACTTCCTTTGAGGTAGAGGACTTCTTTCAGTCAAAGGCAGAAGAGATCAACCCTATCCGCACCTCCGAAGATGTGGTAGTAAGTCGTGTAGGCCGGGAGCTGTACGAAAAGTTCTTCCGCAACTACACCCGCAAGCAGTGGGGTATGGATCCTTCTGAGCTGGATAAATCAGTTACCTCACGGGTGCCGGTGCGTACCAACCGCGATGATCGTTACTTCTCCGACACCTTTCAGGCCATGCCTGTAAGAGGGTACACCTATATGTTTGAAAAGATGCTGGACCACCCCAACATCAAAATCATGCTCAATACTGATTATCACGAGATTCTGGATATCATCCCATTTAAGGAAATGATATATACAGGTCCGGTAGATGAGTATTTTGATTTCAGGTATGGCAAGCTGCCTTATCGTTCGCTGGAGTTCAAGCACGAAACACTGGATGAGCAGCAGCATCAGCCGGCACCGGTGGTAAATTATCCTAATGAACACCCCTACACCCGCATTACCGAGTTTAAGTACCTGACCGGGCAGCAGCATCCTAAAACCAGCATTGTGTACGAGTACCCCAAAGCAGAGGGCGATCCTTACTACCCGGTTCCAAAACCGGAAAATGCCGAGCTGTACAACAAGTACAAAAAACTGGCAGATGAAACCCCCAGTGTACACTTTGTTGGCCGACTGGCTACCTATCGTTATTATAACATGGACCAGGTAGTGGCCCAGGCACTTACGCTCTTTAAAAAGCTGTCGCCAGCAAAAGAGAAGATTCAACTTGTAGACCGTGCGCCCCTAAAGCTTAACGGCAATAGCAAAGCCAAAGTACTTAATGGGGCAGTGGCAGCTATCAGCAGCAACGGGAATGGAAAGCATAAACCAGGGTAG
- a CDS encoding UDP-galactopyranose mutase (COG0438 Glycosyltransferase), with translation MYKDKLENPMPTSSGHNTTVSRRDAQQHQISNTQHKVTDQFVQNMPDVVCLSHLRWDFVYQRPQHLLSRFARHTRLYFVEEPIFEDISVPRLEVSGREQNIQLVVPHLPHGLSPEHVEMEQRQLLDRFFAEKGLDRYIFWYYTPMALGFTNHFRPVLTVYDCMDELSAFKFAPVRLKELEQELFKKADLVFTGGQSLYEAKQQQHTSVYAFPSSIDKAHFAQARQALEQPSDQASIAAPRIGFFGVIDERMDLELLTAVADAKPEWQLVMVGPVVKIDPADLPQRPNLHYLGGKSYKELPTYLSGWSVAMLPFAINESTRFISPTKTPEYLAAGKPVVSTPIRDVIRPYGEQNLVHIAGTAQEFITAIEKALAQQDDAQWKEEVDAFLTHISWDKTWQGMVELMSNALQLKTR, from the coding sequence ATGTACAAAGACAAGCTAGAAAACCCTATGCCGACCTCATCGGGTCATAACACCACAGTATCCCGAAGAGATGCACAGCAGCATCAGATCAGCAATACACAGCATAAAGTAACTGACCAATTTGTACAGAATATGCCTGATGTGGTATGCCTTTCCCATTTACGCTGGGATTTCGTATACCAGCGACCACAGCACCTGCTCTCGCGTTTTGCCCGACACACACGACTGTATTTTGTAGAAGAACCAATATTTGAAGATATCAGTGTACCCAGGCTAGAGGTATCCGGCAGGGAGCAGAACATACAGCTGGTGGTACCACACTTACCGCACGGACTTTCGCCGGAACATGTTGAAATGGAACAGCGACAGTTGCTGGACCGTTTCTTTGCTGAAAAAGGGCTGGATCGTTATATTTTCTGGTACTACACGCCAATGGCTCTTGGCTTTACGAATCATTTCAGGCCAGTGCTTACCGTTTACGACTGCATGGATGAGCTCTCGGCCTTTAAGTTTGCACCTGTAAGGCTAAAAGAGCTGGAACAGGAGCTGTTTAAAAAAGCAGACTTGGTATTTACCGGCGGCCAAAGTCTTTATGAGGCAAAGCAACAGCAGCACACAAGTGTTTATGCATTTCCCAGCAGCATCGACAAAGCTCATTTTGCACAGGCACGCCAGGCTTTGGAGCAACCTTCAGACCAGGCCTCGATCGCAGCACCACGCATTGGTTTCTTTGGCGTAATTGATGAGCGCATGGACCTGGAGCTGCTAACGGCTGTGGCAGATGCAAAGCCCGAATGGCAGCTGGTAATGGTTGGACCTGTGGTAAAAATAGATCCCGCAGATTTACCACAACGCCCCAACCTGCACTACCTGGGAGGTAAGTCTTACAAAGAATTACCTACCTATCTGAGCGGTTGGTCTGTGGCCATGCTGCCATTTGCCATCAATGAATCTACCCGTTTTATCAGCCCAACCAAAACCCCAGAATACCTGGCTGCAGGCAAACCTGTTGTATCCACTCCCATTCGGGATGTAATAAGACCTTACGGGGAGCAAAACCTGGTGCATATTGCCGGTACAGCTCAGGAGTTTATCACGGCCATTGAAAAAGCCCTGGCTCAGCAGGATGATGCACAATGGAAAGAAGAGGTAGATGCTTTCTTAACCCACATATCGTGGGATAAGACCTGGCAGGGCATGGTGGAGCTGATGAGCAATGCCTTACAGCTCAAAACCAGGTAG
- a CDS encoding dTDP-4-dehydrorhamnose reductase (COG2723 Beta-glucosidase/6-phospho-beta-glucosidase/beta-galactosidase): MAGVNKTTVPVWGGIECTVHRLKNAYSNQLDNSGHQTRISDLELIADLGIKTLRYPVLWEIVAPNGLKRANWSWADERLEKLRSLGITPIAGLLHHGSGPAYTSLVDPGFPEKFTEYAVAVAERYPWLELFTPINEPLTTARFSCLYGHWYPHTRNAKSFSKALLNQCKATIMAMKAIKALVPNAQLVQTEDMGKCHSTKKMAYQCNFENARRWASLDLLCGKFQENELMLDYLLGLGNVKETELEYFTSNHHAPDIIGINHYITSERYLDENMQHYPAWSHAGNGRHRYADVEVVRADINRRAGHYNILKEAAERYKLPLALTEVHLGATREEQLRWFMEAWHAVVKLKREGIDIRGITAWSMLGAYDWNTLLTQKNNFYEPGVFDVRSGKPRPTALVELIKKLAKGETPDHPVLKADGWWKNPGASYFKYSGKPNARELPQVVSIKKGSLPEPPAKTVLITGATGTLGQAFARICKIRNISYQILSRQELDITSKESIENALQHYQPWAVINTAGYAKVDEAELMQERCFLENTVGPALLAEASLRYGAQFTTFSTDLVFDGKSSSPYKERNPAAPLNIYGLSKFYAETKVLKVNPDALVVRTSSFFGPWDKHNFITQMLTTLEENKHFVASKDHIVSPTYVPDLVNNVLDLILDKACGIWHLSNPSEVSWADFAFRTAEIANLNPDLIRATDARQLGFKALRPTYSALGSEKGLLLPHLDDAITRYLREREVFDQSLYAGAEN, translated from the coding sequence ATGGCTGGAGTAAATAAAACTACTGTCCCTGTATGGGGAGGTATAGAATGCACTGTGCACCGGCTCAAAAATGCCTACAGCAATCAGCTGGATAACAGCGGGCACCAGACCCGCATCAGTGACCTGGAGCTTATTGCTGATTTGGGCATTAAAACGCTGCGTTACCCTGTATTATGGGAAATAGTAGCACCCAATGGCCTTAAAAGGGCTAATTGGTCGTGGGCAGATGAGCGCCTGGAGAAATTGAGGAGCCTGGGCATTACCCCGATAGCAGGCTTGCTGCATCATGGTAGCGGCCCTGCCTATACCAGCCTGGTAGATCCCGGCTTTCCTGAAAAATTTACCGAGTATGCAGTTGCGGTAGCCGAGCGCTACCCCTGGCTGGAACTGTTTACGCCTATTAACGAGCCCCTTACCACAGCACGCTTCAGCTGCCTGTACGGCCACTGGTATCCGCACACCCGAAATGCAAAATCTTTCTCAAAGGCCCTTTTAAACCAGTGCAAAGCCACCATTATGGCCATGAAAGCCATAAAGGCCCTTGTTCCCAATGCCCAACTGGTGCAAACAGAAGATATGGGCAAATGCCACAGCACCAAAAAAATGGCTTACCAGTGCAACTTTGAGAATGCACGCAGGTGGGCATCTCTTGATCTGCTCTGTGGAAAATTTCAGGAAAATGAGTTAATGCTTGATTATCTCCTGGGCCTGGGAAATGTAAAAGAAACAGAGCTGGAATATTTTACCAGCAACCACCATGCGCCCGATATCATCGGCATCAACCATTACATTACCAGCGAAAGATACCTGGATGAAAATATGCAGCACTATCCGGCATGGTCGCATGCGGGCAATGGCAGGCACCGCTATGCTGATGTGGAGGTGGTTAGAGCAGACATTAACAGGAGGGCCGGGCACTACAATATATTAAAAGAAGCTGCAGAACGCTATAAACTTCCGCTGGCCCTAACCGAGGTGCATTTAGGCGCTACCCGTGAGGAGCAGTTAAGGTGGTTTATGGAAGCCTGGCATGCGGTTGTAAAGCTCAAGCGTGAAGGAATAGATATTAGAGGCATTACCGCCTGGTCTATGTTAGGCGCCTACGACTGGAATACCCTGCTAACCCAGAAAAACAACTTTTATGAACCGGGGGTTTTTGATGTGAGGTCGGGAAAGCCACGGCCTACCGCCCTGGTTGAGCTTATTAAAAAGCTGGCAAAGGGAGAAACGCCTGATCACCCTGTGCTGAAAGCTGACGGCTGGTGGAAAAACCCGGGTGCCAGCTATTTTAAGTACAGCGGAAAGCCTAATGCACGGGAGCTTCCGCAGGTAGTGTCTATAAAAAAAGGATCTCTGCCGGAGCCTCCCGCCAAAACCGTTCTGATTACTGGCGCCACAGGTACGCTTGGGCAAGCCTTTGCCAGAATCTGTAAAATACGAAACATCTCTTACCAGATCCTAAGCCGGCAGGAGCTGGATATTACCAGCAAAGAATCCATAGAAAATGCGCTGCAGCATTACCAGCCCTGGGCAGTGATCAACACAGCCGGTTATGCTAAGGTAGACGAAGCAGAGCTGATGCAGGAGCGCTGTTTCCTTGAAAATACAGTGGGTCCCGCACTGCTGGCAGAGGCCAGCCTGCGGTATGGAGCGCAGTTTACCACCTTTTCTACAGACCTGGTCTTCGATGGTAAATCTTCCTCACCCTATAAGGAAAGAAACCCTGCAGCGCCGCTCAACATTTACGGCTTATCAAAATTCTATGCAGAAACCAAAGTACTAAAGGTAAATCCGGATGCACTGGTGGTTAGAACCAGCTCCTTTTTCGGTCCCTGGGATAAGCACAATTTTATTACGCAAATGCTAACAACACTGGAGGAAAACAAGCACTTTGTTGCCTCTAAAGATCATATTGTATCTCCTACCTATGTGCCAGACCTGGTGAACAATGTGCTTGATCTGATACTGGACAAGGCTTGTGGCATCTGGCACCTGTCAAACCCATCAGAAGTAAGCTGGGCTGATTTTGCCTTTAGAACCGCAGAAATTGCTAATTTAAATCCTGATCTGATCAGGGCAACAGATGCCAGGCAATTGGGCTTTAAAGCCCTTCGCCCAACCTATAGTGCACTTGGCAGTGAAAAAGGATTACTGCTGCCGCATCTGGACGATGCCATTACCCGCTATTTGCGTGAAAGAGAAGTTTTTGATCAATCACTGTACGCCGGGGCAGAAAATTAA